The following proteins are encoded in a genomic region of Streptomyces sp. NBC_01723:
- the map gene encoding type I methionyl aminopeptidase, producing MVELKTDTSIDAMHTAGQVVARALTAARNAAAVGVSLLELDEVAHGVLKEAGAGSPFLGYRPSFAPTPFPAVLCASVNDAIVHGIPDGYRLRDGDLVSLDCGATLDGWAGDSAISFIVGAPRPADVTLVETAERALAAGIAAAVVGNRIGDISHAIGTVCRAGGYGIMDDFGGHGIGRQMHEDPGVPNEGRPGRGLPLRHGMVIAIEPMLIAGGRDDYHAAADGWTLRTNDGSRAAHVEHTVAITDSGPRVLTARDALQIR from the coding sequence GTCGTCGCCCGCGCCCTGACCGCCGCCCGGAACGCGGCCGCCGTAGGCGTCTCCCTGCTGGAACTGGACGAGGTGGCGCACGGCGTACTGAAGGAGGCGGGGGCGGGCTCGCCGTTCCTCGGCTACCGGCCCTCCTTCGCGCCGACCCCCTTCCCGGCCGTCCTCTGCGCGTCGGTCAACGACGCGATCGTGCACGGCATCCCGGACGGCTACCGGCTGCGCGACGGCGACCTCGTCTCACTCGACTGCGGGGCCACGCTCGACGGCTGGGCCGGCGACTCGGCGATCAGCTTCATCGTGGGCGCCCCGCGCCCGGCGGACGTCACCCTGGTCGAGACCGCGGAACGGGCCCTCGCGGCGGGCATCGCGGCGGCCGTCGTGGGCAATCGCATCGGCGACATCTCGCACGCGATCGGCACGGTGTGCCGGGCCGGCGGCTACGGCATCATGGACGACTTCGGCGGTCACGGCATCGGCCGGCAGATGCACGAGGATCCGGGCGTGCCCAACGAGGGCCGGCCGGGACGCGGACTCCCGCTGCGCCACGGCATGGTCATCGCCATCGAGCCGATGCTGATCGCCGGCGGCCGGGACGACTACCACGCGGCCGCCGACGGCTGGACCCTGCGCACCAACGACGGCTCACGCGCGGCACACGTGGAGCACACCGTGGCGATCACGGACAGCGGCCCGCGCGTCCTGACCGCACGGGACGCCCTTCAGATCCGGTAG